In Elephas maximus indicus isolate mEleMax1 chromosome 4, mEleMax1 primary haplotype, whole genome shotgun sequence, a genomic segment contains:
- the LOC126076424 gene encoding olfactory receptor 6C2-like → MRNHSAITTFTVLGLTNDPQLQILVFIYLFITYMLSVIGNLTIIYLILVDSHLKTAMYFFLQNFSFIEITFTTACVPQYLHIISSGDRTITVKACFTQIFFIVLFGAAEFFLLAIMSYDRYVAICKPLQYVTVMNNRVCRILILCCWVSGLLIILPFLNLSLHLEFCDSVIDHFYCDASPILKNSCSDTWFIEQVVIVCALVTFIMTLVCVVLSYMYIIRMTLQFPSAQQRKKAFSTCSSHMIVVSVTYGSYIFIYIKPSAKDEVAINKAVSLLATSVAPLLNPFIYTLRNKQVKQSFNDILRRFAFLSKKE, encoded by the coding sequence ATGAGAAACCACTCTGCAATAACAACATTCACCGTACTGGGATTGACAAATGACCCACAACTACAGATTTTGGTCTTCATCTACCTGTTTATCACATATATGTTAAGTGTAATTGGAAATCTGACTATCATTTATCTCATCTTAGTGGATTCTCATCTAAAAACagctatgtatttttttcttcaaaatttctcCTTTATAGAAATCACATTCACAACTGCGTGTGTCCCCCAATACCTGCACATTATATCATCTGGGGATAGAACCATCACTGTCAAAGCATGCTTCACCCAGatattttttattgtcctttttgGAGCTGCAGAATTTTTTCTCTTGGCCATCATGTCCTATGAccgttatgtggccatctgcaaaccGCTGCAGTACGTGACCGTCATGAATAACAGAGTCTGCAGGATTCTCATCCTCTGTTGTTGGGTGTCTGGACTATTGATTATCCTTCCATTCCTTAATTTGAGCCTCCATCTGGAATTTTGTGACTCTGTCATCGACCATTTTTACTGTGATGCTTCTCCAATACTGAAGAACTCATGTTCAGATACATGGTTCATAGAGCAGGTTGTTATAGTCTGTGCTCTGGTGACCTTCATAATGACCCTTGTGTGTGTAGTTCTGTCCTACATGTATATTATTAGGATGACTCTACAATTTCCCTCTGCCCAGCAAaggaagaaagccttctccacctgttcATCGCACATGATTGTGGTTTCTGTCACCTATGGCAGCTATATATTCATCTATATCAAACCTTCAGCAAAGGATGAAGTGGCCATTAATAAGGCAGTTTCTCTGCTTGCTACATCTGTTGCCCCTTTGTTGAACCCCTTCATTTACACCCTGAGAAATAAGCAAGTAAAGCAGTCTTTCAATGACATCCTCAGaagatttgcatttctttcaaaGAAGGAATAG